A region from the Phoenix dactylifera cultivar Barhee BC4 unplaced genomic scaffold, palm_55x_up_171113_PBpolish2nd_filt_p 000274F, whole genome shotgun sequence genome encodes:
- the LOC103718066 gene encoding tubulin beta-2 chain, producing the protein MREILHIQGGQCGNQIGAKFWEVVCAEHGIDATGRYLGDSDLQLERVNVYYNEASCGRFVPRAVLMDLEPGTMDSVRSGPYGQIFRPDNFVFGQSGAGNNWAKGHYTEGAELIDSVLDVVRKEAENCDCLQGFQVCHSLGGGTGSGMGTLLISKIREEYPDRMMLTFSVFPSPKVSDTVVEPYNATLSVHQLVENADECMVLDNEALYDICFRTLKLSTPSFGDLNHLISATMSGVTCCLRFPGQLNSDLRKLAVNLIPFPRLHFFMVGFAPLTSRGSQQYRALTVPELTQQMWDAKNMMCAADPRHGRYLTASAMFRGKMSTKEVDEQMINVQNKNSSYFVEWIPNNVKSTVCDIPPTGLKMASTFIGNSTSIQEMFRRVSEQFTAMFRRKAFLHWYTGEGMDEMEFTEAESNMNDLVSEYQQYQDATADEEGDYEDEEADLQED; encoded by the exons ATGCGCGAGATCCTCCACATCCAGGGCGGCCAGTGCGGCAACCAGATCGGGGCCAAGTTCTGGGAGGTGGTGTGCGCGGAGCACGGCATCGACGCCACCGGCCGCTACCTCGGCGACTCGGATCTCCAGCTCGAGCGCGTCAATGTCTACTACAATGAGGCCAGTTGCGGCCGCTTCGTCCCCCGGGCCGTCCTCATGGACCTCGAGCCCGGCACCATGGACAGTGTCCGATCCGGCCCCTACGGCCAGATCTTCCGCCCGGACAACTTCGTCTTCGGCCAGTCCGGCGCCGGCAACAACTGGGCCAAGGGCCACTACACTGAGGGCGCCGAGCTTATCGACTCCGTCCTCGATGTCGTCCGCAAGGAGGCCGAGAACTGTGATTGCTTGCAAG GGTTCCAGGTTTGCCATTCCTTGGGAGGTGGAACCGGTTCAGGCATGGGCACCCTGCTCATTTCCAAGATCAGAGAAGAGTACCCGGATCGCATGATGCTCACCTTTTCCGTCTTCCCGTCGCCGAAGGTCTCCGACACGGTCGTCGAGCCTTACAACGCCACCCTCTCCGTCCACCAGCTGGTGGAGAACGCCGACGAGTGCATGGTGCTCGACAATGAGGCCCTCTACGATATCTGTTTCAGGACCCTAAAGCTCAGCACTCCCAGCT TTGGTGACCTGAACCACCTCATCTCTGCTACCATGAGCGGTGTTACTTGCTGCCTTCGCTTCCCTGGGCAGCTCAACTCTGACCTGCGAAAGCTTGCCGTCAACCTCATCCCCTTCCCCCGCCTCCACTTCTTCATGGTGGGGTTCGCTCCTCTAACCTCCCGCGGATCGCAGCAGTACCGTGCACTCACGGTCCCTGAGCTCACCCAGCAGATGTGGGATGCCAAGAACATGATGTGCGCTGCCGACCCGCGCCACGGCCGCTACCTCACGGCCTCCGCCATGTTTCGCGGCAAGATGAGCACCAAGGAGGTGGACGAGCAGATGATCAATGTGCAGAACAAGAACTCATCCTACTTCGTCGAGTGGATCCCGAACAATGTCAAGTCCACAGTGTGCGACATCCCCCCGACTGGTCTCAAGATGGCGTCGACGTTCATCGGGAACTCGACCTCGATACAGGAAATGTTCCGCCGTGTCAGCGAGCAGTTCACCGCCATGTTCAGGAGGAAGGCCTTCTTGCATTGGTACACTGGAGAAGGCATGGACGAGATGGAGTTCACCGAGGCGGAGAGCAACATGAACGATTTGGTGTCGGAGTACCAGCAGTACCAGGATGCGACAGCCGATGAGGAGGGTGATTATGAGGATGAGGAGGCGGATCTTCAGGAGGATTGA